In a single window of the Candidatus Dependentiae bacterium genome:
- the rplA gene encoding 50S ribosomal protein L1, with the protein MSKHGKKYIEARQSVESPTPVSVKEALDKVKKAVFTKFNESVDVSVNLGIDASKGDQGVRGSVVLPHGRGKVPRVIVFAKGDHAQEAEKAGADFVGAEDLIEKIKNGWMEFDYAVSTPDLMAAVGKLAKLLGPRGLLPNKKLGTVTFEVAAIVDELKKGRAFFKNDKQGIVHFSFGKVSFDTDKLHENFKSFVKAIMSAKPAASKGKYLKKISISSTMGPGISVNPEDVL; encoded by the coding sequence ATGTCCAAACACGGAAAAAAATATATCGAAGCTCGACAATCAGTAGAAAGCCCTACTCCTGTTTCTGTTAAAGAAGCATTGGATAAGGTTAAAAAAGCTGTTTTTACAAAATTTAATGAATCAGTTGATGTATCAGTCAATCTTGGCATTGATGCTTCAAAGGGTGACCAAGGTGTACGCGGATCGGTCGTTTTGCCGCATGGCAGAGGGAAAGTGCCGCGTGTTATCGTTTTTGCTAAAGGCGATCATGCTCAAGAGGCTGAAAAAGCCGGAGCAGACTTTGTTGGAGCTGAAGATTTGATTGAAAAGATTAAAAATGGATGGATGGAGTTTGATTACGCCGTTTCAACTCCAGATTTAATGGCTGCAGTTGGTAAATTAGCTAAATTGCTTGGTCCACGAGGACTGTTGCCTAATAAAAAATTAGGTACAGTTACTTTTGAGGTTGCTGCTATTGTAGACGAGCTCAAAAAAGGACGTGCATTTTTCAAAAATGATAAACAAGGAATTGTTCATTTTAGCTTTGGTAAGGTGTCTTTTGATACTGATAAGTTACATGAAAATTTCAAATCATTTGTTAAAGCTATTATGTCTGCAAAGCCAGCGGCATCAAAAGGTAAATACCTTAAAAAAATAAGTATATCTTCCACTATGGGGCCTGGCATCTCGGTTAATCCTGAAGATGTATTATAG
- the atpG gene encoding ATP synthase F1 subunit gamma produces MSQLTHMRQRIKAIKTIKKITHAMRLISMSTHSRMKHQEEPIKLYQQKIMELFASARALSPLYHNPTLEPKQPLNKHPLVILIGSQKGLCGSFNSNLFQLFNLQILNQKTKPSIITVGKQATQYIHKQKLGTLISFYDTFGLHNLLTIADSLLQEITQAKKQYSSVTLFSNTAPSFFMQRPKAEQIIPAQLSPNTAKHPEYEFEQSSHKILDYLSEQYLLSHIQHALFQSLIAEHSARFVSMDSSTRNAETLLEQMQLNYNKLRQAKITRELTELSSFFLT; encoded by the coding sequence ATGTCTCAACTGACACATATGCGTCAACGCATAAAAGCTATTAAAACTATTAAAAAAATTACGCATGCTATGCGTTTAATCTCCATGTCCACACACTCGCGTATGAAACATCAAGAAGAACCGATAAAACTTTATCAACAAAAAATAATGGAATTATTTGCTTCAGCACGAGCTCTATCACCACTGTATCACAATCCCACTTTAGAGCCCAAACAACCATTAAATAAACATCCTCTGGTTATATTGATTGGCTCACAAAAAGGGCTATGCGGCAGCTTTAATTCAAATTTATTTCAGCTATTTAACTTGCAAATACTTAACCAAAAAACAAAACCTTCAATTATTACCGTTGGCAAACAAGCAACACAATATATCCATAAACAAAAGCTCGGAACCCTCATTTCTTTTTATGACACATTTGGCTTGCACAACTTGCTTACAATTGCTGATAGCCTATTACAAGAAATTACACAGGCAAAAAAACAGTATAGCTCAGTGACATTATTCAGCAATACTGCCCCTTCATTCTTTATGCAAAGACCAAAAGCAGAGCAAATCATTCCCGCACAACTTTCACCAAATACCGCAAAACATCCTGAATATGAATTTGAGCAGTCGTCACATAAAATATTAGACTATCTTTCAGAGCAATATCTACTATCACATATTCAGCATGCACTGTTTCAATCACTGATAGCAGAGCATTCAGCACGCTTTGTTTCTATGGACAGCTCAACCCGAAACGCCGAAACATTGCTCGAGCAAATGCAACTTAATTATAACAAATTGCGACAGGCAAAAATCACACGCGAATTAACTGAATTAAGCTCTTTCTTTCTTACATAA
- the rpmG gene encoding 50S ribosomal protein L33, which produces MAKKENRFVITLRSTESADTYTTTKSKKNTPGRLELKKYDRVLRKHVIFRESK; this is translated from the coding sequence ATGGCAAAAAAAGAAAATCGTTTTGTGATCACGCTTCGTAGCACTGAGAGTGCTGATACGTACACAACAACAAAAAGCAAAAAAAATACCCCTGGAAGACTTGAATTAAAAAAGTATGATCGTGTGCTTCGAAAGCATGTGATTTTCAGGGAATCGAAGTAG
- the secE gene encoding preprotein translocase subunit SecE yields MKDIVLFLSQVRVELAKVVWPKFDDWIGSTIVVLVLIALFSIYLFFIDSMFSQLMRWVLTYQGLR; encoded by the coding sequence ATGAAAGATATTGTACTGTTCTTAAGTCAAGTGCGCGTTGAGTTAGCAAAAGTTGTTTGGCCAAAATTTGATGATTGGATAGGTTCAACAATTGTTGTACTGGTGCTCATAGCGCTTTTTTCTATCTATCTTTTTTTTATTGATTCGATGTTTTCTCAATTGATGCGATGGGTGTTGACCTATCAAGGCCTCAGATAA
- the rplJ gene encoding 50S ribosomal protein L10, translated as MNREQKAAVVASLKDSFAQSNASFVVKYPGLTVEQMQKLRNDLRAEGATLKVTKARLMKLAADGNPDAEVMVPYFKEQVGLVFANQEAPSVAKILSDFAKDNEALSIIVGSLDQNLLTQADVVRIASLPTKEVLLAQLCGTLNAPITGLARALTMMQLKLLWALTRIGEKKQ; from the coding sequence ATGAATCGTGAACAGAAAGCTGCGGTAGTCGCATCGCTAAAAGATAGTTTTGCTCAAAGTAATGCTTCATTTGTTGTTAAATATCCTGGTTTGACTGTAGAGCAAATGCAAAAATTGCGTAATGATTTACGTGCTGAAGGGGCAACCTTAAAAGTTACTAAAGCACGTTTAATGAAATTAGCCGCAGATGGAAATCCTGACGCTGAAGTTATGGTTCCATATTTTAAAGAGCAAGTTGGTTTGGTATTTGCCAATCAAGAAGCACCATCAGTTGCAAAGATTTTGAGTGATTTCGCTAAAGATAATGAGGCATTGTCCATTATTGTCGGAAGTTTGGATCAAAATTTATTGACTCAAGCGGATGTAGTTAGAATTGCATCTTTGCCTACAAAAGAGGTTCTTTTGGCTCAATTGTGTGGTACATTGAATGCTCCTATAACAGGATTGGCGCGAGCTCTTACTATGATGCAGCTCAAACTGCTTTGGGCGTTGACTCGGATTGGGGAAAAAAAACAGTAA
- the rplL gene encoding 50S ribosomal protein L7/L12: MASKSYDKLIDEIGNMSVLDLADFVKSLEEKFGVSAAMPTAAAPAAGATAEEAVVEKSEFKVTLQEAGSEKIKAIKALRSVTQLSLSDAKKAVEEAPTVIGENVAKEDANKMKEALEAAGAKVQLS, encoded by the coding sequence ATGGCATCAAAGTCATATGATAAATTGATTGATGAAATAGGCAATATGTCTGTTTTAGATTTGGCTGATTTTGTAAAATCATTAGAAGAAAAATTTGGCGTTTCGGCTGCAATGCCTACTGCTGCTGCACCTGCTGCTGGAGCAACTGCTGAAGAAGCTGTTGTAGAAAAGTCAGAATTTAAAGTGACTTTACAAGAAGCTGGTTCTGAAAAAATTAAAGCAATTAAAGCATTACGTTCTGTAACTCAGTTGAGCTTGTCAGATGCTAAAAAAGCTGTTGAAGAAGCACCGACTGTTATTGGTGAAAACGTAGCTAAAGAAGATGCAAATAAAATGAAAGAAGCTTTAGAAGCAGCTGGAGCGAAAGTACAGCTTTCTTAA
- the nusG gene encoding transcription termination/antitermination protein NusG codes for MKQWYVAQVYAGYEDAIKADLEKQIKKKELEEDFGQILVPSAKMKSFFQAQESTDEQLFPGYVLVEMEARPETIRLVTSSLRVLRFLGGKNPIPITKKEIDRIVSQMKGEVVVSTDKAEFAEGQEVDIEEGPFAGFVGIIDKVDQESEKLTVMVSIFGRMTPVELGFNQVKR; via the coding sequence ATGAAACAATGGTACGTTGCTCAAGTTTATGCTGGATATGAAGATGCAATCAAAGCTGATCTTGAAAAGCAGATAAAAAAGAAAGAGTTAGAAGAAGATTTTGGTCAGATTTTGGTTCCTTCAGCCAAAATGAAAAGTTTTTTTCAGGCTCAAGAGTCAACTGACGAGCAACTATTTCCTGGTTATGTCCTTGTTGAAATGGAAGCTAGGCCTGAGACTATTCGATTGGTTACATCAAGTTTGCGTGTTTTGCGCTTTTTAGGTGGAAAAAATCCGATACCAATAACAAAGAAAGAAATTGATCGAATTGTTTCCCAAATGAAGGGGGAGGTCGTTGTTTCAACTGATAAAGCAGAATTTGCCGAGGGGCAAGAGGTCGATATTGAAGAAGGACCATTTGCAGGATTTGTTGGGATCATCGATAAAGTTGATCAAGAAAGTGAAAAGCTCACAGTTATGGTCAGTATTTTTGGCCGTATGACGCCTGTTGAGTTAGGGTTTAATCAAGTTAAACGATAA
- the rpoB gene encoding DNA-directed RNA polymerase subunit beta yields the protein MSNLHTGKINIRKLFGKIKDIVPVPNLIEIQSSSFNDFVQLDYLPEERKQIGLEKVLRDIFPIEYEDRMSLEYVSYELGSWSCTCGKLTGIENRYKWIDAKTKKSGCSRLTDAQKKTARYKTCPNCHSRVVIKMPMSLDECRSSGQTFAMPLKVKIQLITWAVDDKENKTIQDVKEQDIFFADVPVMADLYEEHGRFKLGDLGTFLINGVDRVIVSQLHRSAGVVFSQSKKVKDYRGRPYYLARIIPMRGSWLDFEFDSSDHLYIRIDKKKKLLVTTFLQALGVPRDDIISMFYNFDTVHFEKDEFYSILDDSLLGQRIERGMLPENKEKAFVGKRITKEMLKQLKKGGIDHLYLRKSSLINRVFGKDVIDEQTGEIIAQQGEVFSEEFYEQFRKCKKISFDLIRSSGYVFQPTIAMTLTQDTTMTQDEALKELHAKVWPGDSSSLKEIKERIENALFNSRFYDLTRVGRIRMNRKLGLSVPEEIVSLTQEDIIATIRYLVNLRERGEGELDDIDHLGNRRVRLVGELLSNQVYLGFLRIDRIIRERFRMQEAHSALMPQDFLNVKPLSAVLREFFGLGQLSQFMDQTNPLAEIAHKRRLSALGPGGVMKDRATFEIRDVHTSHYGRICPIETPEGQTVGLISSLATYAMVNDLGFIETAYRPVKDKKILDDVVFLDAFEESDKYIAQADVDTTSDQKLKEDKVFTRHQGNFMYVDADRISFIDLSPKQLVSVSSALIPFLEHDDATRALMGANMQRQAVPLIRPQAPIVGTGMEKEIAKDSGGAIVAKRDGIVEYVSSDKIIIRTDEKEFISADDWIHQGIDTYPLQKFRRSSYSTWIHQRPVIKRGDHVKAGDILTDGSSIEHGELALGSNLNVAFMPWNGYNFEDAIVLSERLVADDALTSVHIDEYVIDARDTKLGPEEITRDIPNVSESALSGLDDDGIVRIGTRVKPGDILVGKVTLKGDIQYSPEEKLLRAIFGEKSREVRDTSLRVPPGVTGTITDVKIFSRSGIRKDKRYKEEIDKQIKKLELDFVDHINTLQVMLCEKMSGLLHDNEPATHTIKEAIKGKTFNKDAIAALSFEDVCGLKSKSKTVNDEIKELKDAYENQIRILTGLKEEHANRLKKGDPLPSGVIKMVKVYIAMKRLISAGDKLAGRHGNKGVVSTIVAREDMPYLDDGTTIDIVLNPVGVPSRMNVGQILETALGLAGKELGKKIAKYIADNGMKNIKEELSTCYSKKIIDSIEKEFGHDGIIELAKRSAKHGVSFQTPVFDGATYDDDIKPLLKELGLSTSGAFKLRNGRTGQYFDQPVTVGAIYMMKLNHMVDDKLHARSVGPYSLVTQQPLGGKAQMGGQRLGEMEVWALEAYGAAYTLQEMLTYKSDDVTGRHKVYEAIVRGEEVPDPGVPESFNVLIKELQSLALQVDLFKSGKEKVSE from the coding sequence ATGTCTAACTTGCATACGGGCAAGATTAATATTCGTAAATTATTTGGCAAAATAAAGGACATCGTCCCTGTTCCAAATTTGATTGAGATTCAATCTTCGTCATTTAATGATTTTGTACAATTGGATTATTTACCTGAGGAACGTAAACAAATTGGGCTCGAAAAAGTCTTGCGTGATATTTTTCCAATTGAATATGAAGATCGTATGTCATTGGAATATGTCAGTTATGAATTAGGAAGTTGGTCTTGTACGTGTGGAAAGTTAACTGGTATTGAAAACCGTTATAAATGGATCGATGCCAAGACTAAGAAATCCGGTTGCTCTCGATTAACTGATGCGCAAAAAAAAACTGCCCGTTATAAAACATGTCCAAACTGTCACTCTCGTGTTGTAATAAAAATGCCAATGTCCCTTGATGAGTGTCGCTCATCGGGGCAAACATTTGCTATGCCACTGAAAGTGAAAATTCAATTGATTACTTGGGCAGTTGATGACAAAGAAAATAAAACTATTCAAGATGTTAAAGAACAAGACATTTTCTTTGCTGATGTGCCGGTCATGGCCGATTTATATGAGGAGCATGGCCGCTTTAAATTAGGGGACTTAGGAACCTTTTTAATTAACGGTGTTGATCGTGTTATTGTGAGTCAATTACACAGATCTGCAGGTGTAGTGTTTTCACAAAGTAAAAAGGTTAAAGATTATCGTGGGCGTCCTTATTATCTTGCTCGCATCATACCGATGCGTGGTTCATGGTTAGATTTTGAGTTTGACAGTAGCGACCACCTGTATATTCGCATTGATAAAAAGAAAAAACTGCTTGTGACCACTTTTCTGCAAGCATTGGGTGTTCCACGCGATGACATTATTTCAATGTTCTATAATTTTGATACTGTTCATTTCGAAAAAGATGAATTTTATTCTATATTGGATGATTCATTGTTGGGACAGCGTATTGAACGTGGAATGTTGCCAGAAAATAAAGAAAAAGCATTTGTTGGAAAACGTATCACTAAAGAGATGCTGAAGCAGTTGAAAAAAGGCGGAATTGATCATCTTTACTTGCGCAAATCAAGTCTGATTAATCGTGTATTTGGAAAAGATGTAATTGACGAACAAACTGGTGAAATTATAGCACAACAAGGTGAGGTTTTTTCAGAAGAGTTTTACGAACAATTCCGTAAATGCAAAAAAATAAGTTTCGACTTAATACGTTCATCAGGTTATGTGTTTCAGCCAACTATTGCTATGACGTTGACGCAAGATACAACTATGACACAAGACGAAGCGTTAAAAGAATTACATGCAAAAGTATGGCCGGGTGACAGCTCTTCTTTGAAAGAGATTAAAGAGCGCATTGAAAATGCTTTATTTAATTCTCGATTTTATGATCTGACACGTGTTGGGCGCATTCGTATGAATCGCAAGTTGGGTCTATCAGTACCTGAAGAAATTGTATCATTAACACAAGAAGATATCATTGCAACAATTCGTTACTTGGTTAATTTACGTGAGCGTGGAGAAGGTGAACTGGATGATATCGATCATTTGGGAAACCGTCGTGTGCGCTTAGTGGGTGAATTATTGAGTAACCAAGTATACCTAGGTTTCTTGCGAATAGATCGTATTATACGTGAACGTTTCCGCATGCAAGAAGCACATAGTGCATTGATGCCTCAAGATTTTCTCAATGTTAAGCCGCTAAGTGCTGTATTACGAGAGTTTTTTGGTTTAGGTCAATTGTCTCAGTTTATGGATCAAACAAATCCATTGGCTGAAATTGCACATAAACGTCGCTTATCTGCTCTTGGGCCCGGCGGTGTAATGAAAGATCGTGCGACTTTTGAAATTCGTGATGTACATACATCTCATTATGGTCGTATATGTCCTATTGAAACTCCTGAGGGTCAAACGGTTGGTTTGATTTCGTCACTTGCTACTTATGCAATGGTAAATGATTTAGGATTCATCGAAACTGCTTATCGTCCGGTTAAAGATAAAAAAATATTGGATGACGTTGTCTTTTTAGATGCGTTTGAAGAATCAGATAAATATATTGCTCAAGCCGATGTTGATACAACAAGTGATCAAAAGCTTAAAGAAGATAAAGTTTTTACTCGTCATCAGGGTAACTTTATGTATGTTGATGCAGATCGGATTAGTTTTATCGATTTGTCACCAAAACAGTTGGTGTCTGTATCATCAGCATTGATTCCTTTCTTAGAGCATGATGATGCTACACGTGCGCTTATGGGTGCAAATATGCAACGCCAAGCAGTACCACTTATCCGTCCTCAGGCGCCAATTGTTGGTACCGGTATGGAAAAAGAGATTGCAAAAGATTCTGGCGGTGCAATTGTGGCAAAACGTGATGGTATTGTTGAGTATGTTTCATCTGACAAAATAATTATTCGCACAGATGAAAAAGAGTTTATTTCTGCTGATGACTGGATTCATCAAGGAATAGACACGTATCCATTGCAAAAATTTAGACGTTCAAGTTATAGTACATGGATTCATCAGCGCCCTGTAATTAAGCGTGGTGATCACGTTAAGGCCGGTGATATTTTAACCGACGGTTCTTCTATTGAGCATGGTGAATTAGCTCTTGGTTCTAACTTAAATGTGGCATTTATGCCATGGAACGGTTATAACTTTGAGGATGCTATTGTTCTATCGGAACGTTTGGTTGCCGACGATGCTTTAACTTCGGTTCATATTGATGAATATGTGATTGATGCTCGCGATACAAAACTTGGACCTGAAGAGATTACACGTGATATTCCAAATGTCAGTGAATCAGCATTATCCGGATTGGATGATGATGGCATTGTTCGTATTGGTACTCGAGTAAAACCGGGTGACATTTTAGTCGGTAAAGTAACATTAAAAGGTGATATTCAATATTCACCTGAAGAAAAATTGCTTCGAGCTATATTTGGTGAAAAATCTCGTGAAGTAAGAGACACTTCATTACGAGTTCCGCCTGGAGTAACCGGTACTATTACAGATGTTAAAATTTTCTCTCGAAGTGGTATCAGAAAAGATAAACGCTATAAAGAAGAAATTGATAAACAAATAAAAAAACTTGAGCTTGATTTTGTAGATCATATAAACACATTACAAGTTATGTTGTGTGAAAAAATGAGTGGTTTACTACATGATAATGAGCCTGCAACGCATACAATAAAAGAGGCGATTAAGGGTAAAACGTTTAATAAAGACGCTATTGCTGCCCTGTCCTTTGAAGATGTTTGTGGTTTAAAGTCAAAGAGCAAAACAGTTAATGATGAAATTAAAGAGCTGAAAGATGCTTATGAAAACCAGATTCGTATATTAACAGGCCTGAAAGAAGAGCATGCTAATAGATTGAAAAAAGGTGATCCATTACCATCAGGTGTAATTAAGATGGTAAAAGTATATATCGCCATGAAACGTTTAATTTCGGCTGGTGATAAACTTGCAGGTCGTCACGGTAACAAAGGTGTAGTTTCTACTATTGTTGCTCGAGAAGATATGCCTTATTTAGATGACGGTACAACAATTGATATTGTATTGAATCCTGTAGGTGTTCCTTCACGTATGAACGTAGGGCAGATTTTAGAGACAGCTCTTGGCTTAGCCGGTAAAGAACTTGGAAAGAAAATAGCAAAATATATTGCTGATAATGGAATGAAAAACATCAAGGAAGAACTGTCAACATGTTACAGCAAAAAGATTATTGATTCAATTGAAAAAGAATTTGGGCATGACGGTATAATTGAATTGGCTAAACGTTCAGCAAAACATGGTGTTTCATTCCAAACACCAGTGTTTGATGGTGCAACATATGATGACGACATTAAGCCATTATTAAAAGAATTAGGTTTGTCAACTTCAGGTGCATTTAAATTGAGAAATGGTCGAACCGGTCAATATTTTGATCAGCCGGTTACAGTTGGTGCAATTTATATGATGAAATTAAATCATATGGTTGACGATAAGCTTCATGCGCGTTCAGTTGGACCATACTCACTTGTAACGCAACAACCATTAGGTGGTAAAGCACAAATGGGTGGACAGCGACTTGGAGAAATGGAGGTTTGGGCATTGGAAGCATATGGGGCAGCATATACATTGCAAGAAATGCTTACATACAAATCTGATGATGTAACAGGTCGTCATAAAGTATATGAAGCTATAGTCCGGGGTGAGGAAGTTCCTGATCCGGGCGTTCCAGAATCATTTAATGTGTTAATAAAAGAGCTTCAAAGTTTAGCGTTGCAAGTTGACTTGTTCAAGAGCGGCAAGGAGAAAGTCAGTGAATAG
- a CDS encoding NYN domain-containing protein, producing the protein MKVIVDAYNVLYAMVKTDRVNENERKHFIGLLAAYAKRKKNKVIVVFDAGPFLFPSTEQQKGITVKYSGPNDSADDIIMRYIKKHQGQSMMLASSDRELCLAAQYYAVESVTAQDFHALLVEHQMDKAPLKKTDQAIKISSDSDEMVDALMRQTRVPLKADDMRSPIDERKAASQKASKKERKRMQKLKKL; encoded by the coding sequence GTGAAAGTGATAGTTGATGCTTATAACGTATTGTATGCAATGGTTAAAACAGATCGTGTAAATGAAAATGAGCGCAAGCATTTTATAGGTCTGCTTGCTGCTTATGCAAAGCGTAAAAAAAATAAAGTGATTGTTGTTTTTGATGCCGGACCATTTCTATTTCCTTCTACTGAACAACAAAAGGGGATTACCGTGAAGTATTCCGGTCCTAATGATTCAGCTGATGATATTATTATGCGTTATATTAAAAAGCATCAAGGTCAGAGTATGATGTTAGCTTCATCGGATCGTGAGCTATGTTTAGCGGCGCAGTATTATGCTGTTGAATCGGTGACTGCGCAAGATTTCCATGCGTTATTGGTTGAACATCAAATGGATAAAGCGCCATTAAAAAAAACAGATCAGGCGATTAAAATTTCTTCAGATTCAGATGAGATGGTTGATGCACTCATGCGTCAGACACGCGTACCTTTAAAAGCTGATGATATGCGAAGCCCGATTGATGAGCGAAAGGCTGCATCACAAAAAGCATCAAAAAAAGAACGTAAACGTATGCAAAAATTAAAGAAGCTATAA
- a CDS encoding DUF2177 family protein produces MLKSVLILFISWIFFVVMDLVWIGYLARDQYVEKLSPLLRYSDGRYNVVWWAALLVWFFIVLGSYVFVLPIIKDKSFMHALWYGALFGLVLYAVYDLTNYSLLKGWPLSVTMLDIAWGAFVNAMLAVCMWLLYKNI; encoded by the coding sequence ATGTTGAAGTCTGTATTGATTTTGTTTATTTCGTGGATATTTTTTGTTGTTATGGATCTTGTATGGATAGGGTATTTAGCTCGTGATCAATATGTTGAGAAGTTAAGTCCGTTGTTACGCTATTCTGACGGCAGATATAATGTTGTTTGGTGGGCGGCGTTATTAGTATGGTTTTTCATTGTATTGGGTTCTTATGTTTTTGTCTTACCGATTATAAAAGACAAAAGCTTTATGCATGCTCTATGGTATGGAGCTTTATTTGGATTAGTATTATATGCCGTTTACGACCTTACCAACTACAGTTTGCTCAAAGGTTGGCCTCTTTCAGTCACGATGCTGGATATTGCTTGGGGAGCTTTTGTCAATGCGATGCTTGCAGTATGCATGTGGTTGCTTTATAAAAATATTTAG
- a CDS encoding (2Fe-2S)-binding protein: protein MSELKSPLEQKPDYLVCICYGVMYSEIVQAINDGCEDFDCLQEQLMVGTGCSSCIEEIHEILQETASGK, encoded by the coding sequence ATGAGTGAATTAAAAAGTCCGTTAGAACAGAAACCTGATTATTTGGTGTGCATTTGTTATGGGGTGATGTATTCAGAGATTGTGCAAGCGATAAACGATGGGTGTGAAGATTTTGATTGTTTACAAGAGCAGTTAATGGTTGGCACCGGATGTTCCAGTTGTATTGAAGAAATTCATGAAATATTGCAAGAAACGGCTTCTGGTAAATGA
- the rplK gene encoding 50S ribosomal protein L11, with protein sequence MAKPIKAQIKLQIPGGGATPAPPVGSSLGQQGANIMDFCKQFNAATSSRRGEIVPVIITVYTDRSFSFITKTQPTTELIKKKVSAKKGSSRPNVDKVGKLTWKDVEEIAKVKMPDLNAVDIEQAKKIVAGSARSMGVDVIDG encoded by the coding sequence ATGGCAAAACCAATTAAAGCACAAATTAAATTGCAAATTCCTGGTGGAGGTGCAACACCTGCGCCGCCAGTCGGTTCATCGCTTGGGCAACAGGGTGCAAACATTATGGACTTCTGCAAGCAATTTAATGCTGCGACGTCTAGTAGACGAGGTGAGATTGTTCCCGTAATCATTACGGTGTATACTGATAGATCATTTAGTTTTATTACTAAAACACAACCGACAACTGAGCTAATTAAAAAGAAAGTTTCAGCAAAAAAAGGTTCTTCAAGACCTAATGTTGATAAAGTTGGCAAGTTGACATGGAAAGATGTTGAAGAAATCGCAAAAGTAAAAATGCCCGATTTGAATGCTGTCGATATTGAGCAAGCAAAAAAAATTGTTGCCGGTAGCGCCAGAAGTATGGGGGTTGATGTTATCGACGGATAA
- a CDS encoding cyclase family protein codes for MEKIIVDLTHTLHSSVPTWTGSCGFASKIKLDYDQGCRVQDIKMHAGIGTHIDAPAHFFSGAMEVEDISLSQLIAPLLVVDVRHKVNNNYDYVVSSKDIQAFEQKFGKIDAESLVVFHTGWSDRWHDAQLYRNCDAKSRMHFPSVSADVGDILLQRDVAGMGIDTLSPDCSTALFPVHEKLLGANKYIVENVANLQNIDQIGFVAYVLPIKANNLVEAPVRFIAIKRNADV; via the coding sequence ATGGAAAAAATAATAGTTGATCTAACGCATACCTTGCATAGTAGCGTGCCAACATGGACAGGTAGCTGTGGTTTTGCATCAAAAATAAAGTTGGATTATGATCAGGGATGTAGAGTCCAGGATATTAAGATGCATGCAGGGATTGGTACGCATATTGATGCGCCGGCACATTTTTTTTCGGGCGCAATGGAAGTGGAAGATATTTCTTTGAGTCAGTTAATTGCGCCGTTACTTGTTGTTGATGTGCGTCATAAGGTCAACAATAATTATGACTATGTGGTTTCATCAAAAGATATACAGGCTTTTGAGCAAAAGTTTGGAAAAATAGATGCCGAAAGTTTGGTTGTTTTTCATACCGGATGGTCCGATCGTTGGCATGATGCTCAATTATATCGTAATTGTGATGCAAAAAGCAGAATGCATTTTCCTTCAGTTTCCGCTGACGTTGGAGATATACTTTTGCAACGGGATGTTGCAGGAATGGGTATTGATACATTGTCGCCGGATTGTTCCACAGCGTTGTTTCCGGTGCATGAAAAACTATTGGGTGCCAATAAGTATATTGTGGAGAATGTAGCAAATTTGCAGAATATCGATCAAATAGGCTTTGTTGCTTATGTTTTGCCAATTAAAGCTAATAATTTAGTTGAAGCTCCTGTTAGGTTTATTGCGATAAAAAGGAATGCAGATGTTTGA
- the tsaE gene encoding tRNA (adenosine(37)-N6)-threonylcarbamoyltransferase complex ATPase subunit type 1 TsaE, whose amino-acid sequence MNKIIYGANEVDLVAQKLKNELVGCKVVTFTGPLGAGKTTLIRALGKALGIKDEITSPTFAYMNMYGNEANERFVHFDLYRLNNIDEFIAAGFDEYLDEDMVFVEWPEIINPLLKLVPTCHVVIDYEGIDRRVLHINKELL is encoded by the coding sequence ATGAATAAGATAATATATGGCGCCAATGAGGTTGATTTGGTTGCGCAAAAACTCAAAAATGAACTTGTCGGATGTAAAGTTGTTACATTTACCGGACCTTTGGGTGCTGGTAAAACGACACTTATTCGTGCATTAGGAAAGGCCCTTGGCATCAAGGATGAAATCACCAGTCCAACATTTGCCTATATGAATATGTATGGCAATGAGGCAAATGAGCGTTTTGTTCATTTTGATTTGTATCGATTGAACAATATAGATGAGTTTATTGCAGCAGGTTTTGATGAGTATTTAGATGAAGATATGGTATTTGTTGAATGGCCGGAAATTATAAATCCGTTGCTTAAGTTGGTGCCAACTTGTCATGTTGTTATCGATTATGAAGGCATAGATAGACGTGTTTTACATATTAATAAAGAGTTGTTATGA